A region from the Clavibacter sp. A6099 genome encodes:
- a CDS encoding DUF4129 domain-containing protein gives MIVSLPLLAAAARAAAVPLDPDADDARRLLLDELAKPEYEAARPNALDLAAQAVGDWIAGLLGGAGGGLADLAPVVIGALVLAVVVVAFLVFGVPRRDRRRAAARGDGLFGSDDRRSAEELRRAAEASRRAGDLAAAASDLFRAIAREQAERTIVAVDPGTTARGFARRAGSAHPDHAARLVVAADDFDAVRYLGRPGSEEMLDRLTALDRDLRTAVPVLHEPVGAGPR, from the coding sequence GTGATCGTCTCCCTCCCCCTCCTCGCCGCTGCCGCGCGCGCGGCAGCGGTCCCGCTGGATCCCGACGCCGACGACGCGCGCCGTCTCCTCCTCGACGAGCTCGCGAAGCCGGAGTACGAGGCTGCGCGGCCCAACGCCCTCGACCTGGCGGCGCAGGCGGTGGGCGACTGGATCGCCGGGCTCCTCGGCGGGGCGGGCGGCGGCCTCGCGGACCTCGCGCCCGTGGTGATCGGGGCGCTCGTCCTCGCGGTCGTCGTGGTGGCGTTCCTCGTCTTCGGGGTGCCACGCCGAGACCGCAGGCGGGCGGCCGCGCGCGGAGACGGCCTGTTCGGATCCGACGACCGCCGCTCGGCCGAGGAGCTGCGGCGCGCGGCCGAGGCGTCGAGGCGGGCGGGCGACCTCGCGGCGGCCGCCTCCGACCTCTTCCGAGCCATCGCGCGCGAGCAGGCCGAGCGCACGATCGTGGCCGTGGATCCGGGCACCACGGCCCGCGGGTTCGCCCGGCGCGCGGGGTCCGCGCACCCGGACCACGCGGCCCGCCTCGTCGTCGCCGCCGACGACTTCGACGCCGTCCGCTACCTCGGCCGCCCGGGGTCCGAGGAGATGCTCGACAGGCTCACCGCGCTCGACCGCGACCTGCGCACGGCCGTGCCCGTGCTGCACGAGCCCGTGGGCGCGGGTCCCCGGTGA
- the lpqB gene encoding lipoprotein LpqB: MSPAPDPRPRRSARRAARRSARAARRSARAAAVALVAACAVLLSGCVSIPSGGPVSEGDPATVTDESGVSYQPDGPQAGDAPDDVIAGFVDAATSSADQYGVARQFLSSDFASRWDPFASVVVWEGQASTSEEVDGTYSYSVTTIATVDGQGHYREVGSDQETRLSFQLVQERGEWRIAKAPDGIALRSTYFREIFSAHALYFFDPTFSFLVPDLRFFVTRASQSVSTRIVKSLLQGPSPWLSQPAVVTAFPEGTRLASSAVTTAGGTPQVDLSTEARAADGVTQQRMKLQLRQSLSNIPSVLDVQMLVDGTPITVADLGGRGPVKDPQAESRPLVLAQGQFGYLGGGEVAPLGTLGTRVAALGADAATLSADGKQAAVRNPSGVWSVGDGDRDAVLLDTRPGLAAPSLDAQGYVWSTPASDPRGLVAWGPDGVGHPVAVSWTATGRVVSLEVARDGARVLVQLETGAGPQLLVASIVRDGGVPTSLTTTPLELLASPGTPLDATWVDELDVATLTLAPDGERQVELHQVGGPSKDMGSSADGVSITGANDESGLRVLTSAGALLTPRGSTWQQTATGVSFVATKR; encoded by the coding sequence GTGTCCCCAGCACCTGATCCCCGCCCGCGCCGCTCGGCCCGCCGCGCGGCCCGCCGCTCGGCCCGCGCGGCCCGCCGCTCGGCCCGCGCGGCCGCCGTCGCGCTCGTCGCCGCGTGCGCCGTCCTCCTCTCCGGCTGCGTCTCCATCCCGTCCGGCGGACCCGTCTCCGAGGGCGACCCCGCGACCGTCACGGACGAGTCCGGCGTCAGCTACCAGCCGGACGGCCCGCAGGCGGGCGACGCCCCCGACGACGTGATCGCCGGCTTCGTCGACGCCGCCACCAGCTCCGCCGACCAGTACGGCGTCGCGCGCCAGTTCCTCTCGTCCGACTTCGCGTCGCGCTGGGATCCCTTCGCCAGCGTCGTCGTCTGGGAGGGCCAGGCGAGCACCTCGGAGGAGGTCGACGGCACGTACAGCTACTCCGTGACGACCATCGCGACGGTCGACGGGCAGGGCCACTACCGCGAGGTCGGCAGCGACCAGGAGACGCGCCTGTCCTTCCAGCTCGTCCAGGAGCGCGGCGAGTGGCGCATCGCGAAGGCGCCCGACGGCATCGCCCTGCGCTCCACCTACTTCCGCGAGATCTTCAGCGCGCACGCCCTGTACTTCTTCGACCCCACGTTCTCGTTCCTCGTGCCGGACCTCCGGTTCTTCGTCACGCGCGCGTCCCAGAGCGTGAGCACGCGGATCGTCAAGTCGCTCCTCCAGGGCCCGTCGCCGTGGCTGTCCCAGCCCGCGGTCGTCACGGCGTTCCCCGAGGGCACGCGGCTGGCGTCCTCGGCCGTCACGACCGCGGGCGGCACGCCGCAGGTGGACCTCTCGACGGAGGCGCGCGCCGCCGACGGCGTCACCCAGCAGCGGATGAAGCTCCAGCTGCGGCAGAGCCTGTCCAACATCCCGTCCGTGCTCGACGTGCAGATGCTCGTCGACGGCACGCCCATCACCGTCGCGGACCTCGGCGGACGCGGCCCGGTCAAGGACCCGCAGGCGGAGTCGCGCCCGCTCGTCCTCGCCCAGGGCCAGTTCGGCTACCTCGGCGGGGGAGAGGTCGCCCCGCTCGGCACCCTGGGCACGCGCGTGGCGGCGCTCGGCGCCGACGCGGCGACCCTCAGCGCGGACGGCAAGCAGGCGGCCGTGCGGAACCCGTCGGGCGTCTGGTCGGTGGGCGACGGCGATCGCGACGCGGTCCTCCTCGACACGCGCCCCGGCCTCGCCGCGCCCTCGCTCGACGCGCAGGGCTACGTCTGGTCGACGCCCGCCTCGGATCCCCGCGGGCTCGTCGCCTGGGGACCCGACGGCGTCGGCCACCCCGTCGCCGTCAGCTGGACCGCCACCGGCCGCGTCGTCTCGCTCGAGGTCGCGCGCGACGGCGCGCGCGTCCTCGTGCAGCTCGAGACGGGCGCCGGGCCGCAGCTGCTCGTCGCGTCGATCGTCCGCGACGGCGGCGTCCCGACCTCCCTGACCACGACGCCCCTCGAGCTCCTGGCGTCGCCGGGCACCCCGCTCGACGCCACGTGGGTCGACGAGCTCGACGTCGCCACCCTGACCCTCGCGCCCGACGGCGAGCGCCAGGTGGAGCTGCACCAGGTCGGCGGTCCGTCGAAGGACATGGGATCCTCGGCCGACGGCGTCTCCATCACGGGCGCCAACGACGAGAGCGGCCTGCGGGTGCTCACGAGCGCGGGCGCACTGCTCACGCCGCGGGGCAGCACGTGGCAGCAGACGGCCACCGGCGTCTCCTTCGTCGCGACGAAGCGCTGA
- the mtrA gene encoding MtrAB system response regulator MtrA, with translation MTARILVVDDDTALAEMIGIVLRTEGFEPSFCGDGGQALAAFHDAKPDLVLLDLMLPGLDGIQVCDLIRAESGVPIIMLTAKSDTADVVKGLESGADDYIVKPFNPKELVARIRTRLRPAAAASPGLLQVGDLVVDVEGHEVRRGEERINLTPLEFDLLHALASRPQQVFTREMLLEQVWGYQYKADTRLVNVHVQRLRAKVEDDPDNPRIVMTVRGVGYRAGAAA, from the coding sequence ATGACAGCACGGATCCTGGTGGTCGACGACGACACCGCGCTCGCCGAGATGATCGGCATCGTCCTGCGCACCGAGGGCTTCGAGCCCTCCTTCTGCGGGGACGGCGGCCAGGCGCTCGCCGCGTTCCACGACGCGAAGCCCGACCTGGTGCTCCTCGACCTCATGCTCCCCGGCCTCGACGGCATCCAGGTGTGCGACCTCATCCGCGCCGAGTCCGGCGTCCCCATCATCATGCTCACGGCGAAGTCCGACACGGCCGACGTCGTCAAGGGCCTGGAGTCCGGCGCCGACGACTACATCGTCAAGCCCTTCAACCCCAAGGAGCTCGTCGCCCGCATCCGCACGCGCCTGCGCCCCGCGGCCGCCGCGTCGCCCGGGCTCCTCCAGGTCGGCGACCTCGTCGTCGACGTCGAGGGTCACGAGGTGCGCCGCGGCGAGGAGCGGATCAACCTCACGCCCCTCGAGTTCGACCTCCTGCACGCGCTCGCCAGCCGGCCGCAGCAGGTCTTCACGCGCGAGATGCTGCTCGAGCAGGTCTGGGGCTACCAGTACAAGGCGGACACGCGCCTCGTCAACGTCCACGTGCAGCGCCTGCGCGCGAAGGTCGAGGACGACCCGGACAACCCGCGCATCGTCATGACCGTCCGCGGCGTCGGCTATCGCGCGGGGGCAGCGGCCTAG
- the hpf gene encoding ribosome hibernation-promoting factor, HPF/YfiA family: protein MDINITGRNAEITDRFRVYATEKADKIVQLAEKSISLDIKVSRHSEKSGGSAGDDRVEITLVGPGPVIRAESSAADKFAAFDLALGRMLERLRRAKDKKKIHRGNHRPVSLQEAATDGFAQIDLDPADAELIERVNGKSVAPVDQPVDEDDYCPVVIRTKVFPSQSMTVDQALEHMELVGHDFFLFIDAETHRPSVVYRRKGWDYGVIGLADGEQELAGAGAGSRSLRR, encoded by the coding sequence ATGGACATCAACATCACCGGCCGCAACGCGGAGATCACGGACCGATTCCGCGTGTACGCCACCGAGAAGGCCGACAAGATCGTCCAGCTCGCCGAGAAGTCCATCTCTCTCGACATCAAGGTCTCGCGGCACAGCGAGAAGTCCGGCGGATCCGCCGGGGACGACCGCGTGGAGATCACGCTCGTGGGGCCCGGCCCCGTCATCCGCGCCGAGAGCAGCGCCGCCGACAAGTTCGCGGCATTCGACCTCGCCCTCGGGCGCATGCTCGAACGGCTGCGCCGCGCCAAGGACAAGAAGAAGATCCATCGTGGCAACCACCGGCCCGTCTCCCTGCAGGAGGCCGCGACCGACGGCTTCGCCCAGATCGACCTCGACCCGGCCGACGCCGAGCTCATCGAGCGGGTCAACGGGAAGAGCGTCGCGCCCGTCGACCAGCCCGTCGACGAGGACGACTACTGCCCCGTGGTCATCCGCACCAAGGTCTTCCCCTCGCAGTCCATGACGGTCGACCAGGCCCTCGAGCACATGGAGCTCGTCGGCCACGACTTCTTCCTCTTCATCGACGCGGAGACGCACCGCCCGAGCGTCGTCTACCGCCGCAAGGGCTGGGACTACGGCGTCATCGGCCTCGCGGACGGCGAGCAGGAGCTCGCGGGCGCGGGCGCGGGATCCCGGTCGCTCCGCCGCTGA
- a CDS encoding DUF4350 domain-containing protein, translating to MSAPAEAAARAALATAETRTPRQALRRAGTWIALAALAVVVALASLAVSGAARQGDALAPDNPAPGGTQALARVLQGQGVEVTLASTLAEARAAVGDGDDATLVLGATSDRLDDERLAEVGRLSTRTVLLAPDFRTLQAIAPDVAAGGAAESADRALDAACALPAAAAAGSVPDDAPVFRYLGDDASAAVACFPDDTGDAFALLRVPAPLAPGGTVTVLGADPILTNDRIAEQGSAALALGVLGERPRLVWYTPSPDDAATDAPPTLGELTPGWVTPAILLLGAAALAAAVWRGRRFGPLVVERLPVVVRADETAEGRARLYQRADARGHALDALRVGTVDRIASTLALGRLASVDDVVAASAAALREDPAGIRALLLDDDPRTDRDLVALAGRLADLERRVARAADPADPTDPTRRMDP from the coding sequence GTGAGCGCGCCCGCGGAGGCAGCCGCACGGGCAGCGCTCGCGACGGCCGAGACCCGGACGCCCCGGCAGGCGCTCCGCCGGGCCGGGACGTGGATCGCGCTGGCCGCCCTCGCCGTCGTCGTCGCGCTGGCCTCGCTCGCGGTGTCCGGCGCCGCACGGCAGGGCGACGCGCTCGCGCCCGACAACCCGGCGCCCGGCGGCACGCAGGCGCTCGCCCGCGTGCTCCAGGGCCAGGGCGTCGAGGTCACGCTCGCATCGACGCTCGCCGAGGCGCGGGCGGCCGTCGGGGACGGCGACGACGCGACGCTCGTGCTCGGCGCGACCTCCGACCGGCTCGACGACGAGCGGCTCGCGGAGGTAGGCCGCCTCTCCACGCGGACGGTGCTGCTCGCCCCCGACTTCCGGACGCTGCAGGCCATCGCGCCCGACGTCGCGGCGGGCGGCGCGGCCGAGTCCGCCGACCGGGCGCTCGACGCCGCGTGCGCGCTGCCCGCCGCCGCGGCCGCGGGATCCGTGCCCGACGACGCCCCCGTGTTCCGCTACCTCGGCGACGACGCGTCGGCCGCCGTCGCGTGCTTCCCCGACGACACCGGCGATGCGTTCGCGCTCCTCCGGGTGCCGGCGCCGCTCGCGCCAGGCGGCACCGTGACCGTGCTCGGCGCGGATCCGATCCTCACGAACGACCGCATCGCCGAGCAGGGATCCGCCGCCCTCGCGCTGGGCGTGCTCGGCGAACGGCCCCGGCTCGTCTGGTACACGCCGTCGCCCGACGACGCCGCGACGGACGCGCCGCCCACGCTCGGCGAGCTGACGCCCGGGTGGGTGACCCCGGCGATCCTCCTGCTGGGCGCCGCCGCCCTCGCCGCCGCCGTGTGGCGCGGCCGCCGATTCGGCCCGCTCGTGGTGGAGCGGCTGCCCGTCGTGGTGCGCGCCGACGAGACCGCGGAGGGCCGCGCCCGGCTCTACCAGCGAGCGGATGCGCGCGGGCACGCCCTCGACGCGCTGCGCGTCGGCACCGTCGACCGGATCGCGTCGACGCTCGCGCTCGGCCGCCTGGCATCCGTCGACGACGTCGTCGCCGCGTCCGCCGCCGCGCTCCGCGAGGACCCCGCGGGGATCCGCGCCCTGCTCCTCGACGACGACCCCCGGACCGATCGCGACCTCGTCGCCCTCGCCGGGCGCCTCGCCGACCTCGAGCGCCGGGTCGCCCGCGCCGCCGACCCCGCAGACCCCACCGACCCGACCAGGAGAATGGATCCATGA
- a CDS encoding ComF family protein — protein sequence MIPVPGRPAPAMPSRVPPAVRDALLDALAVVAPVTCAGCGAPDRAVCPACRVAIPCPPLVRRLALPAVPAPSGRVPARIVPVGCGSAYAPPWPRLLSALKEEGRTDAARALAPTLTRAVRAAVVAAERGAAGAIAGRPLDVIPVPTPAASLRRRGYAPVEVLLARAGMRPLRAPGVLGLRRHPLRFTRRPADQAGLGVAARAANVDGCLAARIDLTGRRILVVDDVLTTGATLRETCRAVLAAGGEVVACAVLTAVPARSRGGVPPVPARRPTRRSLCMSDAPAVHPPDASRCEEPEV from the coding sequence GTGATCCCCGTGCCCGGCCGTCCCGCCCCCGCCATGCCCTCCCGCGTCCCGCCCGCGGTCCGCGACGCTCTGCTCGACGCCCTCGCGGTCGTCGCCCCGGTGACCTGCGCGGGATGCGGCGCGCCGGATCGCGCCGTGTGCCCGGCCTGCCGGGTCGCGATCCCCTGCCCGCCCCTCGTGCGGCGGCTCGCGCTGCCCGCCGTCCCCGCCCCCAGCGGCCGCGTGCCCGCCCGCATCGTGCCGGTGGGCTGCGGGAGCGCGTACGCGCCGCCCTGGCCGCGGCTCCTGTCCGCGCTCAAGGAGGAGGGCCGCACCGACGCCGCGCGGGCGCTGGCGCCCACCCTCACCCGAGCCGTCCGCGCGGCCGTCGTCGCCGCGGAGCGCGGAGCCGCCGGTGCCATCGCGGGGCGTCCCCTCGACGTGATCCCCGTCCCCACGCCGGCGGCCTCCCTGCGCCGGCGCGGCTACGCGCCCGTCGAGGTGCTGCTCGCCCGCGCCGGCATGCGCCCGCTCCGTGCGCCCGGCGTCCTCGGCCTGCGGCGCCACCCGCTGCGCTTCACCCGACGCCCCGCCGACCAGGCCGGCCTCGGGGTCGCCGCCCGCGCGGCCAACGTCGACGGCTGCCTCGCGGCCCGCATCGACCTCACCGGCCGCCGCATCCTCGTCGTCGACGACGTCCTCACCACCGGCGCCACCCTCCGCGAGACCTGCCGCGCCGTCCTTGCGGCGGGCGGCGAGGTCGTCGCGTGCGCGGTCCTCACGGCCGTCCCGGCCCGCTCGCGCGGCGGGGTGCCGCCCGTCCCCGCCCGCCGACCGACCCGTCGCTCCCTGTGCATGTCCGATGCGCCCGCGGTCCACCCGCCGGATGCCTCGCGCTGCGAGGAGCCCGAGGTCTAG
- the mtrB gene encoding MtrAB system histidine kinase MtrB has product MRPLPVWLVDWRSWPRRLTRIWSVSLQFRTVLITVALSGVTVLLIGVLMTQSISSDLFRQRLDTVLQQSNSATSRMQEQFTSSDASDQTELEQLRTQVFDELRGSAINLSDFAFRRTPGTEARNVLQNASTADYVDSLLSADLRRAVGEGTGTQQWQSVAIPVGDQGATSPGIVVGSSIDIPSAGRYELYLVYDLGDIQQTLDFVAGTILLAFLFLIVLIGAIAWLVVRLVVAPIRVAADTSQKLAAGQLEERLPVKGEDVIATLARSFNGMADSLQSQITQLADLSQLQQRFVSDVSHELRTPLTTIRLAGGVLYDLREDFSPPAARSAELLHTQVERFETLLADLLEISRFDAGAVDLVTEPTNLVRLVEDSIEEFEGLAAQKGSELRLVAPGGYFDAEMDARRVRRIVTNLVGNAVDHGEGRPIVITVDSDRDAVALAVRDYGVGMTHEEMGHVFDRFWRADPSRQRTTGGTGLGLAISLEDTNLHHGWLQLWSRPGEGSCFRLTLPRRPDVPLDSSPVALPPDDPADDRADEEDARVPST; this is encoded by the coding sequence ATGCGCCCGCTGCCCGTGTGGCTCGTCGACTGGAGGTCGTGGCCGCGCCGCCTCACCCGGATCTGGTCGGTGTCCCTCCAGTTCCGCACCGTTCTCATCACGGTCGCGCTCTCGGGCGTCACGGTGCTCCTCATCGGCGTGCTCATGACGCAGAGCATCTCGAGCGACCTCTTCCGCCAGCGGCTCGACACCGTGCTGCAGCAGTCGAACAGCGCCACCAGCCGGATGCAGGAGCAGTTCACCTCCTCCGACGCCTCCGACCAGACCGAGCTCGAGCAGCTGCGCACCCAGGTCTTCGACGAGCTGCGCGGCAGCGCCATCAACCTCTCCGACTTCGCCTTCCGCCGCACGCCCGGCACGGAGGCGCGCAACGTGCTGCAGAACGCGTCCACCGCCGACTACGTCGACAGCCTGCTGAGCGCCGACCTCCGGCGCGCGGTCGGCGAGGGCACGGGCACGCAGCAGTGGCAGTCGGTGGCGATCCCGGTGGGGGACCAGGGCGCCACCAGCCCCGGCATCGTCGTGGGATCCAGCATCGACATCCCCTCGGCCGGCCGCTACGAGCTCTACCTCGTCTACGACCTGGGCGACATCCAGCAGACCCTCGACTTCGTGGCGGGCACGATCCTCCTGGCGTTCCTCTTCCTCATCGTGCTCATCGGGGCGATCGCGTGGCTCGTCGTGCGACTGGTCGTCGCGCCCATCCGCGTCGCCGCCGACACCAGCCAGAAGCTCGCCGCGGGGCAGCTCGAGGAGCGCCTGCCGGTGAAGGGCGAGGACGTGATCGCGACGCTCGCGCGCTCCTTCAACGGCATGGCGGACTCGCTGCAGTCGCAGATCACGCAGCTCGCCGACCTCTCGCAGCTGCAGCAGCGCTTCGTCTCCGACGTCTCGCACGAGCTGCGCACGCCGCTCACCACGATCCGGCTCGCGGGCGGCGTGCTCTACGACCTGCGGGAGGACTTCAGCCCGCCGGCCGCCCGGAGCGCCGAGCTGCTGCACACCCAGGTGGAGCGGTTCGAGACCCTGCTCGCCGACCTGCTGGAGATCAGCCGGTTCGACGCGGGCGCGGTGGACCTCGTGACCGAGCCGACGAACCTCGTGCGGCTCGTCGAGGACTCCATCGAGGAGTTCGAGGGCCTCGCCGCGCAGAAGGGCTCCGAGCTCCGGCTGGTCGCCCCCGGCGGCTACTTCGACGCGGAGATGGACGCCCGCCGCGTGCGGCGCATCGTCACGAACCTCGTCGGCAACGCCGTCGACCACGGCGAGGGCAGGCCCATCGTCATCACGGTCGACAGCGACCGGGACGCCGTGGCGCTCGCCGTCCGCGACTACGGCGTCGGCATGACGCACGAGGAGATGGGCCACGTCTTCGACCGCTTCTGGCGCGCGGATCCGTCGCGTCAGCGCACCACGGGCGGCACCGGCCTCGGCCTCGCCATCTCGCTGGAGGACACGAACCTGCACCACGGCTGGCTGCAGCTGTGGTCGCGGCCGGGCGAGGGATCCTGCTTCCGCCTGACCCTGCCGCGCCGGCCCGACGTCCCCCTCGACAGCTCGCCCGTCGCGCTGCCGCCCGACGACCCCGCGGACGACCGCGCCGACGAGGAGGACGCCCGTGTCCCCAGCACCTGA